A stretch of DNA from Telopea speciosissima isolate NSW1024214 ecotype Mountain lineage chromosome 5, Tspe_v1, whole genome shotgun sequence:
GCCTGTGATCGATTTTCAGAGGAACTGATCAAAGAGTTGGGATTTCCTAGCGGTGTCCTTCCCACTGGAGAACTTGAAGAATGTGGGAGGGTGAGAGCCACTGGTTTCGTATGGTGGAAATGTAAGGCTGCCTACGAGCACTTCAATGTGGCAACCAACACCAAGGCAAGTTATGCTGCTGAGACGACGGCGTATGTGGAGAAagggaggatgaagaagatgaccGGTGTGAAGAGTAAGCAGTTGATGGTGTGGGTTCCCATAGTAGAGATGTGCATGGATGGCAACAAAATCACCTTCAAGACACCCATGGGGGTTGGCAAGTCCTTCCCACTCACCTCTTTTatgaatgaagaagagaagaagaagtatctcCAGAAAAACTAATCAGTCACTGTTTTGGGTTAGACCTGATGAATAGTAACTCCCTGAGGAATCTGATCGATTATTGATCCTCTGTCTACTCTATATGCAATTTCCTTATTTACTCGCCTTTATTCaccttttattattttctttacctAAATAATTGATGTACTGTTACTAGTTAAAACGAGCAATTGAAGGCCACAATTACAGGGTTCATCTTTGTTTCAATATCATTGGATCATTAAATACTTAATATTTCATTTCCAACGCATCCAAAAAATTGTTTCATTTCATACCCCTTACCAAACAATTCATCAGGTTTGAAAAAACACAGATTGATGGAGACacctttttttgctaaagatcagcaatgtatattaatgattaaaaaaaaattttacaaaatcatCCAAAGAGGTAAAGAATAGTTACACCCTCAAATGAGCCCTTGGTTAGAATCTATAATAAGGACAACTCAAAGCTTCCCATGCTGTCACATGGCTTATAAAATTTGGGACTGTGGTCCAAGTGCGTGACTCTTTAAGGGTTGCTGCCTTTTTCTCACGAGCGCATCCGCTGTTGTATTGACCTCTCGATAACAATGTGTTATGCGCCACTAAATAGTATCAAAATAAGCTGCATTCGCCCACCACTGTTGCGTATAATTCCAGGGCAACTTAGCTGAAAGGATGGACGAGACCACAGATGCCGAATCGCATTCCACCCATAGGTGGCTAATTTGAAGATCCTTAGCTTCCTTAATCCCTTCAAAGAATGCTGCTAATTCTGCATTAAAGTTCGTTCCCACTTCTCGATAGGTCGCAAAACTCCTGATTATAGTGCCAAGATGATTTCGAaaagttcccccccccccccgcactTGAAGACCCTGGATTTCCTAGGGATGATCCATCTATATTTAATTTAATCCAACCTGGTGGGGGATGCTGCCACCGTACTTCCATGATTGATCTTGCTGGTGATCTAGAGATCATAACATGGAATCTTCTTGCCAATGTCAGGGCATGGACTGATTTCACCTGTACCCCTTTGATGCGAGAGCAATCCGAAATCTCTCTTAGGCAGCGCTTCACCACATGCATCGGCGTGCCTCTGAGATTGtcatatcttcttctatttcgtTCCAACCAGAGCTGTTGACTCCCCACAATTAGAAGCACCCCCCATATAGCTTTTAGGGGAACTGACTTACATTTCCTCCGCCACCAAGAGAAAAGCAGCTCCATGGAAGGAAACCCAGGCCATATTTCATTGAAGTAAGATAGCAGCTCTGTCCATACCTGATTCAAGAAGGGACATTCAAGGAAGAGGTGCGTACATGACTCACTGTCGAGATGGCACAGCTCGCATCTTGATACAAGAGGGATTGCTTTGCGACATACCTTCTCATCCGTTGGAAGGGCCCCATGCATGAGACGCCATCCAAACAAGGAGCTTCTTGGGTGGAGATCTCATTGCCATATCGCCTAGCACCACACCGGTGGTTCTACCTTCAGCCTCAATTCTTCCCATGCAGAATTCACTATAAACGTGCCTGAACTTGTATGCGCCAATACCCGCTGGTCCTCCCTTGCCATTGCTCTAATTCCAAGGCCTTTTATTGTATTGAATGCATTATGGAGTGCAGCTGCCGAGACATGAGGAAAATTCCAATTTCTATCATCTAGAAAATCTGAAACTTTTGCTTCCAAAGTGCGTGGAATTTCAAATGGTTTTAACAATTCCTCCACGCTCTGTTCTCCTACCCACTTATCATACCATCTTTTCGCAGATTGCACAAAACCCCACACCCTTCTAAGTCCTGGCAATATTGAAGATGATCCTACCGAATTTCTtagatttccatttttttcaagAACCTCCCTCGCAGGAAAATTGCAAAGTTTGAGTTTGACGTTTTTAGTGACCACGCTAGCTTCGCAATCAGTGCCATATTTAAATCTCGAAGACGTCGGATTCCAAGACCCCCTTCATTCTTTGGCTTGCAGACCTAGTCCCATCGAACCATGATGGCTTTGGCTGTGTCTGCTTCCCCCGTCCATAAGAAATTGCGAATCCATCGTTCCAATATTCCAATTGCTGATGCCAGCCATAGGTAGATTGAGAAATTGTGAATTGGAATACTACTCATCACAGATCTTACTAGCTCTACTCGGCCCGCCATAGACAGTAGGCGACCTTTCCAGGCCGCAAGTCTTTTTTTAAAGCTGTCCATCATAAGCATGAACATGTCTTTTTTCCTTCAACCTTGCCACAGTTCTACTCCCAAGTATTTGGTAGGCAGCTTACAGATTGATGGGGACACCACCCAATGAGAATCAACATTTCCAATGTAAAGGGGCACAATAGGAATCATCCTCTTAGTAATGTTGTTACAATTGTAAGGGTGCAACTAGAATTCTAATCGTTATGATCAATTATGGCAAAATGAGAATAATCATGGTCTGTGTAAAATCGTTGCAAATGTATGTAGCAATTTAAGAACCATGCATGATCTAAATAATTTCATCATAGATGTAAAggcaaaatag
This window harbors:
- the LOC122661204 gene encoding uncharacterized protein LOC122661204, producing MATKEDERAGAEIVRGKEACDRFSEELIKELGFPSGVLPTGELEECGRVRATGFVWWKCKAAYEHFNVATNTKASYAAETTAYVEKGRMKKMTGVKSKQLMVWVPIVEMCMDGNKITFKTPMGVGKSFPLTSFMNEEEKKKYLQKN